A single window of Candidatus Poribacteria bacterium DNA harbors:
- a CDS encoding glycosyltransferase — MNTPAFIYDCAYPYVKGGVERRIFEMAKRLSTKHQILMITMKWWKGEGELKLKGNIYLHGVCPKTQLYTPSGRRKILPALLFSISLIPSLFKVNPDVIDCQNIPYLPAFACKLFCVFRHGPLIITWHEIWGDYWYQYLGWRGVFGKLIEKLTSRLTKHNIANSPHTLKRFREINHMPITLIPPGVDLKRIKETRPSSQSFDLLFVGRLILEKNVEALIRVIASIDIKLTCAIIGDGPERERLERLADELGLSGRIKFLGFLPEVYPYMKSSRIFVFPSKREGFGMVVIEANACGVPVILLDHPHNAAVGLIENG; from the coding sequence TTGAATACACCAGCTTTCATCTACGACTGCGCCTATCCATATGTCAAAGGAGGGGTTGAGAGGCGGATCTTCGAGATGGCCAAAAGGCTCAGCACCAAACATCAAATCCTCATGATCACCATGAAATGGTGGAAGGGGGAAGGAGAGCTGAAGCTGAAGGGGAACATTTACCTCCATGGGGTATGCCCAAAGACCCAGCTATACACCCCTTCCGGAAGGAGGAAAATCCTCCCAGCCCTTCTCTTCTCGATCTCCCTTATCCCTTCCCTCTTCAAAGTGAATCCCGATGTGATAGACTGCCAGAACATCCCATATCTGCCCGCATTTGCCTGCAAGCTGTTCTGCGTCTTCAGACACGGACCGCTCATCATCACATGGCATGAGATATGGGGGGATTACTGGTACCAATACCTGGGATGGAGAGGGGTTTTCGGAAAACTGATAGAGAAACTCACATCTAGGCTCACAAAACACAACATCGCCAATTCCCCTCATACCCTAAAAAGGTTCAGAGAGATAAACCACATGCCCATCACGCTCATCCCCCCTGGGGTGGATCTGAAGAGGATAAAAGAGACAAGACCATCATCGCAAAGCTTCGACCTGTTGTTTGTGGGGAGGCTGATACTTGAAAAAAACGTAGAGGCTCTCATAAGGGTCATCGCCTCCATCGACATAAAACTCACCTGCGCCATCATAGGGGATGGGCCTGAAAGGGAAAGGCTCGAGAGACTCGCCGATGAACTGGGCCTTTCAGGAAGGATAAAATTCCTCGGATTCCTCCCTGAGGTCTACCCATATATGAAATCCTCCAGGATATTCGTCTTCCCCTCCAAGAGGGAGGGATTCGGCATGGTTGTGATAGAGGCGAACGCATGTGGAGTGCCCGTCATCCTTTTGGATCATCCCCATAATGCGGCTGTGGGGCTGATAGAGAATGGG